The following nucleotide sequence is from Sphingomonas swuensis.
TGAGCGAATCGGGGCAGTGCGCCGCGGTGGTGACCCCGAGCTCGCCCGTGGCCTTGCGGACGACGAAGCCGGTGGTGCAGCGCCAGCGGCGGCCGTCGGCGCTGGTGCCCTCGACCCGCCCCCCGCCGACCGCGGCGCTGTTGGTCATGACCGCGTCGAGTCGGCGGATCCGCACGGGCAGGCCGAGGCGGTCGTAGAGCGCCTGCTCGGCGACACTGACCGGGCGAGGATCGGCCCCGGGACGCTGCATGACGAGAAGCCCGCCGGTGGCCGGGTCGACCCCGGCGCCGCGGTAGCCGGGGACGAGCCGCGGCAGGGCGCCGCGCTCGGCATCGAGGATCCGAAGCGCGAGCGCGCGGGTCGAGGGAAGCTCGCTCTCGAAGCGGATCGGGATGGGGAGGCCCTGCTCGGTCTCGACCCGGTCGGCGGGAAGCCCGCGCCCGGTCAGGCGAACGACGACTCCCCACGACGGGCGATGCTCGATGACGATCGCGGCGAGCTGGTCGCGATACTGGATGCGCAGCCGTTCGGTGACCGCAATGCTGGCCTGCTGCTGCTTCAACCGCGTCAGCGCCTCCGCCGGAGGAATTGCGAAGATGGCGGCGTAGCGCTCGGCATCCTGCGCCAGCGCCTGTTCCGCGGTGAGGCGGACGGGCTCGGCCGCAAGCGCAGGGGCGGCGGCGAGGAGGGCAAGGAAGGGGACGAGCAGGCGCATCGAGGCTGTCTTTGCAGGGCTAATCTGAACAGGCGGTTGTAGGAATTTCCGTCGAGTCCTAGACTGCCCGATTATGAGGGCGATCCCCGAGGACAGCGGGTTCGACTGGCGCCGGGTGGGAGCGGCGGCAGGGGCGACACTTGCGGCACTCATCCTGCTCGGGATGGTGCTGTTGGTCGCGATGAGCAACCGTGCCCGCGACCAGGCGCTAGAGCGCGAGCGCCATGCCTATGACGTGACCCTGCTGGTCCGCACGGTCGACGCGACGCTGGCGCGCTCGGAAGCGGCGCTCGGGCGCTTCGTGCTCGACGAGGACCGCCAGGTGTCCGGCCCGATCTACGCCAACGAGTGGCGGCTTGCCGGGACCCAGATCAGCCAGCTTGAACGGTTGGTGCGCAACGACCCGGTGCAGATTTCGCGGGTCCGGCAGGTGCGCGAGCTGTACACGGCACGCGGCGCGCAATTGACCCCCGCGGCGCGGGCCGCGGCGAATGGAGAGGGAGAAGGCGGGCTCGTCCTCTTCTTCATCGTGTCCAAGGGGCGCGAGGGCCCCGGTCCCGCGCTTCGCGCCAAGCTGAGCGAAATCGCCTCGTCCGAGCGCGAAGTTCTTCGCAACAGCATGGAGCAAACCGAATTCTTCTCGGCCCAGGCCGACCGGCTGACCGATTATCTGAGCTGGCTCGGTGTCGTGCTTGGCGGAGCGGCGATCCTGCTCGGCTTTCTCGCGGTGCAGAGCATCCGCCAGAATCTGATCGCAAGGCGCGAGGCGGAGACGCTCGAGCATGCGGTGGCGCTTCGCACGCAGGAGCTGTCGGCGGCTAACCAGGCGCTGCTGACCGAGGCGGAGGAACGCGAGGCGGCCGAAGCACAGCTCCGCCAGATCCAGAAGATGGAGGCGGTCGGACAGCTGACCGGCGGCATCGCGCACGACTTCAACAACATGCTGGCGGTGGTGGTCGGCGGGATCGACCTCGCCCGGCGTCGGCTCGGCGGGCCCAAACGCGAGGTCATGCAGCATCTTAACAATGCGATGGACGGCGCGACCCGCGCCGCCTCGCTGACCCGGCGGCTGCTGAGCTTCGCCCGGGCCGAGCCGCTGCTCCCGGCGCCCGTCCAGCCGGCCGAGCTGATCAGCGGGCTGACCGACCTCCTCGACCGGACGCTGGGCGAGCGGATCTCGGTCAAGGTGCAGGCGAATGGCCAGTGGCCGATCTTCGTCGATCCGCACCAGCTCGAGAATGCGCTGCTCAACCTCGCGGTGAACGGGCGCGACGCGATGGACGGCGAGGGGGTGATCACCATCGCCACCAGCGACGTCGCGCTGCACGAGGGCGAGGTCGCGGGCCTGCCGGCCGGCGACTATGTCCGGATCGCGGTAGCCGACACCGGCATCGGGATGACCGAGGAAGTCCAGCGCCGCGCCTTCGAGCCCTTCTTCACCACCAAGGAAGTGGGCAAGGGCACGGGGCTTGGGCTCAGCCAGATTTTCGGCTTCGCGCGCCAGTCGGGCGGCGAGGTCGCCATCGACTCGGCAGTAGGCGTCGGGACCGTGGTCAGCCTGTACCTTCCGAGGGGTCAGGCCCAAGCTGCGGAGGTGCGGATGCATCCGGCAATGAGCCAACCCTCACGGGGAGACCTGTCGGCCCGGAGCGGGGCGCGAATCCTGCTGGTCGAGGACGACCCCCGCGTCCGCGGGGCAACCGTCGAGGCGCTCGAGGATCTCGACTATCAGCCTGTCGCCTGCGCCAATGCCGAAGAAGCGCTGAGCGCCTTCGAGGAGCGCGAGTTCGACCTCGTCATCAGCGACGTGATCATGCCCGGGATGACCGGGCCCGAACTCATCCGCAACCTGAAGCGCCGCTTCCCGGAAGTCGCCGTGCTGTTCGTCACCGGCTATGTCGGCGAGGGCGAGGGCGACGACCTCAAGGGTTACGAGCTGCTGAGGAAGCCGTTCACCGTCGGCGCGCTCGAGGATGCCGTCGCGGCGGCGCTGGGCCGTGCTGAGGTACGGGCAGCCTGAAGCTGCTCCCCTGCGTGGGCGGGAGAGCATCTTGTCCCGAGCAATGAAGGCACTGGGCTCCTGCTTGTGCAGGAGAAAGGTCAGGCCAGCGCGCCGTCGGCACCCATCAGTTCGGGCAGGAAGGCTTCGTGAGCCCGGCGGAGGTCGGCGAGGGCGACTTCGGAGAGACCGTCGAAGCGATCGGCCTCCCACTCCTCGACATCGACGAACTTGAGCGAATCGCCGCCGACCACGCCGATCACCGCGCAGGGCACGCCGGCCTCCTCGCAGGCGTCCTCGAGTGCCTCGAGCGCGGAAAGCGCCTCGGCATCGTCGCGGACGGTGACGAGGTAGAGGCCCTGGTCCTCGCCGAAGGCGTCGGCGACGAACGGCTTCCACAGCAGGATCTCGGCGCCGCGGTCGCCCGCGAGCGCCATCTCGGCCACCGCGACGGCGACCCCGCCGTCGGAGACGTCGTGGACCGCGGTGACCATCTGGCGCTCGACGATCTCTCGAACGAGGGTGCCGACCACCAGTTCATGGTCGAGGTCCACCGGCGGCGGGGCGCCCGCATTCTCGCCGGCGATCTCGCGCAGCCAGAGCGACTGGCCAAGGTGGCCCGATCCATCCCGGCGGGTGCCGCCCATCAGGCAGACCACGTCGCCGTCATGCTTGAAGGCGATGGTCGCATTCTTCGACCAGTCCTTCATCAGTCCGACCGCGCCGATCGCGGGGGTGGGGAGGATGGCGCTTCCGCCGCCGGTCGCCTTGCTCTCGTTGTAGAGGCTGACGTTGCCCGAGACGATCGGGAAGTCGAGCGCCCGGCAGGCCTCGCTCATGCCGTCGAGGCAGCCGGTGATCTGGGCCATGATCTCGGGCCGCTGCGGATTGGCGAAGTTGAGGCAGTTGGTGACCGCGAGCGGGGTCGCGCCGACCGCCGAGATGTTGCGATAGGCCTCGGCGATCGCCTGCTTCCCGCCTTCATGAGGGTCGGCATAGCAATAGCGGGGCGTGCAATCGGTGGTGATGGCGAGCGCCTTGTCGGTGCCGTGGACCCGGACCAGCGCCGCGTCGCCGCCCGACTTCTGGATCGTGTCGCCCCCGACCTGGCTGTCATACTGCTCCCAGATCCAGCGCCGCGAGGCGAGTGCGGGAGAGCCCATCAGCTTGAGGAGGTCGCCGGCGATGTCGCTGCTCTCCGGGATGTCGCCGAGCGGCTTTACCTGCGCCCAGTCCCGATACTCCTCGCGGCTGAGCGACGGGCGGTCGTAGAGCGGCGCTTCGTCCGCGAGCGGGCCCAAGGGAATGTCGGCGACGGTCCGCCCTTGCCAGACGAGCTCCATGTGGCCGGTATCGGTGACGGTGCCGATCACCGCGAAGTCGAGCTCCCACTTCCTGAAGATGGCTTCGGCCTCGGCCTCGCGGCCGGGCTTGAGAACCATGAGCATGCGCTCCTGGCTCTCCGAGAGCATCATCTCGTAGGGGGTCATGCCGCTCTCGCGGCAGGGGACCTGGTCCATGTCGAGGCGGATGCCCACGCCGCCCTTCGAGGCCATCTCGACGCTGGAGGAAGTGAGGCCGGCCGCACCCATGTCCTGGATGGCGACGATCGCATCGGAGGCCATCAGTTCGAGGCAGGCCTCGATCAGCAGTTTCTCGGTGAAGGGATCGCCGACCTGGACGGTGGGGCGCTTCTCCTCGCTGTCTTCGCCGAAGTCGGCCGAGGCCATGGTCGCGCCGTGGATCCCGTCGCGGCCGGTCTTGGAGCCGACGTAGACCACCGGATTGCCGATGCCGGCGGCGGCCGAATAGAAAATCTTGTCGGTCTTCGCGACGCCGACGGTCATGGCGTTGACGAGGATGTTGCCGTTGTAGGCGGGGTCGAAATTGGTCTCGCCCCCGACGGTCGGAACGCCGACGCAATTGCCGTAGCCGCCGATGCCCGCGACCACGCCGGCGATGAGGTGACGCATCTTGGGGTGCTTGGGATCGCCGAAGCGGAGCGCGTTCATGTTGGCGATCGGCCGCGCGCCCATGGTGAAGACGTCGCGCAGGATTCCGCCGACCCCCGTCGCCGCGCCCTGGTAGGGCTCGATGTAGCTGGGGTGGTTGTGGCTCTCCATCTTGAAGATGGCGGCGTCGCCATCGCCGATGTCGATCACGCCGGCATTCTCGCCCGGTCCGCAGATCACCCAGGGGGCGGTCGTCGGCAGCTTCTTCAGGTGGATGCGCGAGCTCTTGTAGCTGCAATGCTCGGACCACATGACCGAGAAGATGCCCAGTTCGGTAAGGTTGGGCTCTCGCCCGAGCGCATGGAGGATGCGCTCATATTCTTCCGCGGAAAGGCCATGCTCGGCGACGACTTGCGGGCTGATCTCGGACATGCGCCGCCCCTTAGCCGGGCGGCGCACAAACAAAAACCCCGGCCGGTGAGGGCCGGGGTTCGAAGGGTTGGAGGAGGTAAGGCGTCAGGCGCGGCAGGTGATCGCGCTCTGCCCCGGAACGGTCACGGTGACGCTGCTGGCGTCCTTGGTGCCGGTGATGCTGCTGCCGTCAGGTCCCGTGTAGGGGCCGGTGCCCTCGGCCGGGGCCATGGTGACGGTCGAGGCGACGGTGTCGGCGCCGACGCGATAGTTGGCGCCGGCCGGCTTGCCGTTGCGCTCGGTCCAGTCGATCTCGACGACCTTGTTGCCGTCGCAGCGGTAGGTCTTGCTGGCGGCGATCGAAGGCGGAAGCTCGACCTTGGGCGCCGCGGCGAGTTCGTTGGCCATCGGGTCGACGGGACCCTGCTCGACGATGGTGTGATCGTCCTTGTTGCAGGCGGAGAGGGTCAGGACCGCGCCGAGCGCGAGAAGGGTGGTGCGAATCGTCATGCCGCGCCCTTTCGCGTCCGCAGGATGAACGGTCAATGGCGCAGGCTTCGGAATGCCTGCTCTTGCATAACGCGGCGAAGGCCATAGTTTCGAGAGGATGGGGGTGGGAGCAACCGCGATGCAGCGCATCCGCTACGGGCTGACCGGGCTCGCCTTCGTCTTCCTGATGGTGCTTCTCGGCACCGCGATCATCCGCAGCGGGGACGATACGGCGAACTCGAACGTGCAGGCCAATGTGGCGGCGGAACCGAACGAGCCATTGGCCGAACTCGGCGTCGCGCCCGGACAGGGGGCGGAGAATGAGGTGCTGAACACGCCGGCGCCGCCCACGCCCTGATGCGCCTTTCGCTGCTGCTCGCACTTGCGCTGGTCGGGTGCCGGCAGGAAGCGCCCGCGAGCTCCTCCGGAACGGCCAGGCCCGAACTCGCGCTGCTCACCAGCCTGCCGATCCTGTTCGGCGAACAATTCACCCTCGACCAGCCCCGCAGCCCGCTGCTTGCCGCGCTCGAGAAGGATTATCGCGTCACTGCCGTCGACGGGCCGGAGCAGGTCGCGCCCGGCGCGACCCTGCTCGCGATCCAGCCTCAGGCGCTGACCGCCGAGCGGCTGGTGGCGCTCGACAGCTGGGTCCGGGACGGAGGTCGCCTCGTCCTCCTCGCCGATCCGGCATTGCGGTGGGAAAGCAGCCGGCCGCTCGGCGACCGCTTCCGCCCGCCCTACAGCTTCCCCGATACCGGGCTGCTGCGGCACTGGGGCCTGACCCTGCGCCTGCTCGAGGCGGGCGAGGAGGGTGCGACGACTCTCAGGCTCGGCAAGGGCCGCGAACTCACCGGCCAGGCCGGGATCGGTGCGCTTGCCGCCACGGGGCGCGAATGCACCGCGACGCAGGCGCTCGCGCGCTGCACCATCGGCCTCGGGCGGGTGATCGTGGTGGGCGACGCCGATTTCGCCATGTCCGATGACCTCGACGACCTTGCAGCGCTGGTTTCCCTCGTCGGCGAGGTCGCGCGCTAATCCTTGGCCGTGGGTGGCCGTGGGTTTGCGTGGAGATTCGCTGGCTATCCACAGTTCACAGACTTATCCACAAGCTTCAGGGCAAGAACGTGGAGTGAACATCTGGGTGGATGTGGTGCATCGAAGCCGCAGAAAACCGGCAAAAACCAGATCAGCCCATCATTTCCCACGATATCCCATTGAGTCCCATGGCCTCCCGCGTTACACACAAGTCGTAGCACGGGGCTGATCCCATCACTGTTGGGCCAGCGTCGGAGGCGGTCACCCCGCGTTCCGGCGAACGGGTGAGGTCTGTCCACCGCGCTGGGGAGTTGTTGCGGTGGCATTGGAGCATCTGTTTCAGGGCAGTGCCTTGAACGGGGT
It contains:
- a CDS encoding response regulator; translation: MRAIPEDSGFDWRRVGAAAGATLAALILLGMVLLVAMSNRARDQALERERHAYDVTLLVRTVDATLARSEAALGRFVLDEDRQVSGPIYANEWRLAGTQISQLERLVRNDPVQISRVRQVRELYTARGAQLTPAARAAANGEGEGGLVLFFIVSKGREGPGPALRAKLSEIASSEREVLRNSMEQTEFFSAQADRLTDYLSWLGVVLGGAAILLGFLAVQSIRQNLIARREAETLEHAVALRTQELSAANQALLTEAEEREAAEAQLRQIQKMEAVGQLTGGIAHDFNNMLAVVVGGIDLARRRLGGPKREVMQHLNNAMDGATRAASLTRRLLSFARAEPLLPAPVQPAELISGLTDLLDRTLGERISVKVQANGQWPIFVDPHQLENALLNLAVNGRDAMDGEGVITIATSDVALHEGEVAGLPAGDYVRIAVADTGIGMTEEVQRRAFEPFFTTKEVGKGTGLGLSQIFGFARQSGGEVAIDSAVGVGTVVSLYLPRGQAQAAEVRMHPAMSQPSRGDLSARSGARILLVEDDPRVRGATVEALEDLDYQPVACANAEEALSAFEEREFDLVISDVIMPGMTGPELIRNLKRRFPEVAVLFVTGYVGEGEGDDLKGYELLRKPFTVGALEDAVAAALGRAEVRAA
- the purL gene encoding phosphoribosylformylglycinamidine synthase subunit PurL, translated to MSEISPQVVAEHGLSAEEYERILHALGREPNLTELGIFSVMWSEHCSYKSSRIHLKKLPTTAPWVICGPGENAGVIDIGDGDAAIFKMESHNHPSYIEPYQGAATGVGGILRDVFTMGARPIANMNALRFGDPKHPKMRHLIAGVVAGIGGYGNCVGVPTVGGETNFDPAYNGNILVNAMTVGVAKTDKIFYSAAAGIGNPVVYVGSKTGRDGIHGATMASADFGEDSEEKRPTVQVGDPFTEKLLIEACLELMASDAIVAIQDMGAAGLTSSSVEMASKGGVGIRLDMDQVPCRESGMTPYEMMLSESQERMLMVLKPGREAEAEAIFRKWELDFAVIGTVTDTGHMELVWQGRTVADIPLGPLADEAPLYDRPSLSREEYRDWAQVKPLGDIPESSDIAGDLLKLMGSPALASRRWIWEQYDSQVGGDTIQKSGGDAALVRVHGTDKALAITTDCTPRYCYADPHEGGKQAIAEAYRNISAVGATPLAVTNCLNFANPQRPEIMAQITGCLDGMSEACRALDFPIVSGNVSLYNESKATGGGSAILPTPAIGAVGLMKDWSKNATIAFKHDGDVVCLMGGTRRDGSGHLGQSLWLREIAGENAGAPPPVDLDHELVVGTLVREIVERQMVTAVHDVSDGGVAVAVAEMALAGDRGAEILLWKPFVADAFGEDQGLYLVTVRDDAEALSALEALEDACEEAGVPCAVIGVVGGDSLKFVDVEEWEADRFDGLSEVALADLRRAHEAFLPELMGADGALA
- a CDS encoding DUF4350 domain-containing protein, with translation MRLSLLLALALVGCRQEAPASSSGTARPELALLTSLPILFGEQFTLDQPRSPLLAALEKDYRVTAVDGPEQVAPGATLLAIQPQALTAERLVALDSWVRDGGRLVLLADPALRWESSRPLGDRFRPPYSFPDTGLLRHWGLTLRLLEAGEEGATTLRLGKGRELTGQAGIGALAATGRECTATQALARCTIGLGRVIVVGDADFAMSDDLDDLAALVSLVGEVAR